A portion of the Pogoniulus pusillus isolate bPogPus1 chromosome 6, bPogPus1.pri, whole genome shotgun sequence genome contains these proteins:
- the CXCL12 gene encoding stromal cell-derived factor 1 isoform X2 encodes MDLRALALLAFALAIISLSEEKPVSLTYRCPCRFYESNVARANIKHLKILSTPNCSLQIVARLKSNSKQVCIDPKLKWIQEYLEKALNKRFKM; translated from the exons ATGGACCTCCGAGCCCTGGCTCTGCTTGCTTTCGCCCTGGCGATCATCTCCCTCTCGGAGG agaaacccgTCAGCCTGACTTACCGATGCCCCTGTCGATTCTACGAGAGCAACGTGGCAAGAGCCAACATCAAGCACCTCAAAATCCTCTCCACGCCCAACTGCTCACTTCAGATTGT TGCAAGGCTCAAGAGCAACAGCAAGCAAGTGTGCATTGATCCCAAATTAAAGTGGATCCAGGAATATCTGGAGAAAGCTTTAAACAA